The sequence TAGAGAAAATGCAGTAATTAGGTTTTATGACAGAAGTCCTGCTACTTCAGCCATGTACCAATGATAGGATACTGGTTGAGCACACAGACATATCAACACACTTTTCTCAGTGATCGGGCCAGGTGAGCAGAGGAACATTTCAAAAATGAGAAAACCAGCTGTATCTGTTTAAACTGTCATCAACTTGCATCTAGACTTTGTTGACTGATCTCATACCTCACTGGTGATTTATTATATTATCTTTAAATCTAACGTGCTAGCTTAATATGGCATTACTGTCATAGTACCATCAAAAAATGGGGCATCTATTAAGTTCTTGACTATCCACTTTtacctcattgcattgtacaatgTCATTAGAAATTTAGGAGTCTCAACTACTTTTGAAAATGAGATGTTTTAGCTGTGAGCAAAACATGGCCATGCCAATTATGCTTGAACATCTAAACCTGtgcagtttttttggggggggggttccctttttttctccccaattgtaattgctaatcaccccactcttccaagccatcccggtccctgcttcatcccctctgccaatccagggagggctgcagactaccaaatgccttctctgatacatgtggagtcaccagccgcttcttttcacctaacattgaggagtttcgccaggggtacgtagtgcatgggaggatcacgctattccccccagtttcccctcccccctgaacaggtgccccagccgaccagaggaggtgctagtgcagcaaccaggacacatacccacatccggcttcccacccgcagacacggccaattgtgtctgtaaggacacctgaccaagccggaggtaacacagggattcgaaccggtgatccccgtgttggtaggcaacaaaatagactgctacgctactcggacacccCTGAGGCTTACATCTTACAACAGAATGGAACTATTTCTTTCCACTGATGTGTACTATAGGTTGTTAGGGTTAATTTTACTCTTTATTTACTTTCAGCCAgcccccctctctttcttgctccctctctccctctttctctgattCTGACTGACCTCCAGTGCAACCTGGGAAAAGGAGATTAGTGCTAATTACTAATCCTGTTGCCTGTCAAGAGTCATATGTGTCTATGTGTCAACACACTGACAGTATGCTTTAGCTGCTTACATAAAGGTTTTCCATTTTTGGGCTCCATTGCTATCAGTGGAAACACAGAGGTTGCTGTGTATTCAATAATGCATAACaatatttttttatataaatgGACACATATGGCAATATATGGATGGATGGCCATAGAGTATAAGGACTGCAGGATGCTTAATTTTCATTATGTATAAGATTGAAACCGTCCCCTGTAACAGCTACCTGAGCAGAAATATGTTTAAGTACAGGCTTCAAAGAATAAAGTTCAGTGTTTTACAATAGCAATGATTGCTCCTGCTGTATTATTTAACACTCTTTACATTTTCATTTGCTGCTGTTTAAATTATAGTTTGTTTAtgatatgccctgtgatggcctggcggcctgtccaggatgtctccctgcctgccacccaatgactgctgggataggctccagcttccccgcgaccctgagagcaggataagcggtttggataatggatggatggatattccttCAGAGTATTACAGATACATTGATGATACTGATGTATCCAGAAATGTCATTTCGTTTTTGCAAGCACTGTAGAATTAGATTGAGAAAGTAAATGAATACACCTCTTCGACTGACTGGAGTTCTTTCACCCGATTAGCCAAAGTAGAAGGAGGTCTGTTTGCAAACTTTGCTACTCATTTGCCTTTTGAATTTTTGCATGGATTTAGAAAATCAACTAGGAGCACTACTATCAAATCACCTTGCATTTCAGATTTATTGAGTGTAACAAGGCTTCCTTCATTTGAACTGTGTTTGTTACCAATAATTTAAACTAAACAATTAACAAAAACCAGACATGTTCATATACAACATTGTCTTGTATATAACACAATCTATCCCTCATCTAAAGTTAGCTCAGGCAAAACAATTAGTTCCTACCTTTTTTCAAAACCTACATTGAATCTGCAAATATTTTAAAGCCAAGTTAAAGTAGCCATCCACAACAACTGCACATAGTGAATCTCTTGCTCAACATATTCCACGTATGTTTTACCTGGTTCTGTCAATCTAATCAGGGACAGACTTGTGTAATCCCCTTAAGAGGATAAGGGGACCAAAGCTAGCCTTGCCCGCAAGGGGTTAGCCAAGTCACTTTGGCTACCTGTGGCGCATCAGAGTATTGGATAATGAGCTTATTGGACTTTCACAGAGCCGAAAGCTTACCCTTTGCTGCTGCAAGTGAGTCCAGGAGAAGAAGGAAATCCTGCTGCTATAGTCCCTCTATTTTTAAGTGGTCTTGTAGTCTAAGGGTGGCATTTATTAAGGGTTGACCCCTTGACTCGGACGAGGATACAGCCATTTTAAAAAAGGAAAGTCTTGTCAGATCACCACTCATGTCTATTTCTAGGGGGACAATAACGAAAGAGTTCATCTTAGATCTCTTCTGGTAAGTTTTCTCAGGGATGTGCTCCTCTTCCATCTATTAGTTTGTTACCTACTTGTTTTAGATGGTAAAGCTTATCGATAAATTTGACAGTCATCATGTCTTTGATGCATCAACAGTTTTCTACTTGTCAAATGTTTGTAGATGATTCTCAACAAGCTTTAAGAATCATTCAGTTGCAGACGCTTTCTGTTGAGTggtataatgtaatgtaaatgtaaataaACTCCATGGTCACATAGTCCTCTGTATTGCTTGGCAAGTCATTTTGAAGACAAATGCAGAAAAACTTAAACTGTTCCAAGTTCTCCTTGCTACTGATATAACTAGTCTTACACTTTTACAAAGAAATCACTGAGGAACACCAACTCACATTTTGTGCTCCAGATGACCCTCACCTCAACTGCTCCTTAGAGCAGCCCCTAGGAGGAGTTCCCTAAGATAGCCCCTACACAAAATGGTGGCCTATAATTGGTTCTGACTTCTAAAGGATCACATGTATTATATAATGTATACAGAGACTCTCATTGGACAGATCTTTAAGAAACACAGTAATCCCTGTCCGGGTTTAAAGTAAAAGCTCCACAGAGATTTAGGGGGATTCCAACAACCCCCTAGTGCAGCCATTAGTTTCAGCATGATCTAATTGCTGAAGCCAGACACAGCTATATAGGGGTAGATAAAGTATTAACCTGTGATTGATGGTCTTGACTTTCTTATTCTCTTCACCTTGTATGTGACTGTTTGAAACCAAGTATGTGGGTTCTCaatcaaatcacaaccctcaaggTGAAGACTTTTGGCTCTGGGCATTTAAGGCCTCCAGGGCTTCAACAAATGGATGCAACTAAACTTCAGACAGATATGTAGCTGTGCTAAATCTCGCCTGACTCATCATTTAATCTGTGACTTTGTATACTTGGTGTGCCCTCTAAAATGTGAACCTTATTTGACCAGACCAACCTCTATGCAATTTTACAAGCAATCAATGCGAGTCCTTAACCTACTCACCATCTGGGTGATGGACTTCCCTGGACGTAGCTCCACAGCAAGACCCAAATCTGAGAGTCGACATTGGCCTTGGCTGTCCAGCAGCACATTTTCTGGCTTCATGTCACGGTATACAATATCCATGGCATGTAGGTGGAGGATGCCCGTGGTGATCTGTGCTGTGTAGTGGATGATGCGCTTCATTTCAATGCCCTTGTCATTACCCTTGCCATCATATCCCATGTTGTAAATGTGGTACTTGAGGTCTCCTCCATTCATCAGGGTCATGACCAGGCAAAGGTGGGTCTTGCTGTCGTAGGCATATGCCAAGTTGACAAGAAACAGACTGTTTACCTTCTCCAGGATCTTCTTCTCTAACAGGGCCATTTTCTCACCACCTTTTTTCTTCAGGCGCTTTTTGCATAGCTTCTTGCAGGCATACATCTGCCCTGTGTTCCTCACCTGAACAGCACACACCTGAAGAGACAGCAGGCAGGTCATGGCTCTTAGCTCTTGAAAACCCATGCTGAAGTTTTGTTGAATGTGCAAGTTAATGAAAAATCTAGTTTACAGTCTGTGTTTCTGAATAAGCATGTGTTCCTGTCATTGTTGCAAACTTAAAGATTATCTACTATGAATTCATGAGATTATACTTCCAGATTTTTTTAATTTAACTTTTACTAAAATTCAAATAATCAAAATCTGTTACAGTAGTGGTGTGGACAACATAGGCAGCAAAATGGCAACAATATTTCTTTTGCAACAAATGAATCAGTGAAGCTTAACTTGACTTAAACTTAGCTTATATCAAGACATGTCAACATTTGGACTGAAAGAAACCTGTAGTGCTTGCGTCATTTGGCTTTGCATTTGTAAGTATGGAGAATGTCAGTTATACATCAGGTATTATAGTGGATTTAGCACACAGAAATGACTATATGTCACAAGGCTTAATAAGGTCTCGGTTGCAGACACTTAGGCATAATCACCTTTACAAAGACTAGATCCTGGTGGTTGTATCATGCTAGATTACTTGTAACTGAACATCTTTTTCTATTTCTCTGATTCAATCCGCCTctttgcacagtaaagacaaagtAACTTGCTTAAGCTATACTACTTAGATTTAGAAATCTTACTCTTACTTTATGACTACCACTTTGGAAATGATATGACATACAGACATTTTCAACTGAAAAGTGGTATGTGGTGAGCAATTTAAAGACAGAATTCACCATGGGATTTATTTCTACAAAAATGTGGAACATTATATTCATACTGTCTTGCTTACCTCTCCAAATCCTCCTTTGCCCAGCGTTCTGAACTCATAGAAGTATTTGTCACTGATGGGCTGCTTCTCATACTCTCGCCACTGGAGAAATTTATCAAATAGGGGGCTGGCCTGGTAATCCGTGAAAGGTTTGCCTTTTAAAAAATCCCTTGTGCCCTCCTGAACTGTGCCTTTCATCACCTCTTCAAAGTCCTTATCTGTGACAGCCTTGCATTTGTTAGCAGCCTCACCAGTTAGGAATTTTAGGAAGGTCTTGGAGTCAGCCTTGCAGAACTTATTAATGATGTTCTGGCGTGCCTTGTCTTTTGCTGCACCTTCAGCCAGATCCCACTCATACAATTCATCCAAGAAGTCAGCAGCATTCTTATACTCAGCGTTGCTTGCTAAATACTGCCGGAAGAACTTCTTGCCAATGGGCTGTCGCTCACAGATCATCGTAAAGTCCTTTTCAATGGTGGCCCGGGACGCGGCGCATTGTTCAGGCTTGGGGAGAGACAAGCTACGGCGACGCTTTTTCATCTCTTTGTCATCACCACCTTGGGCTTTAAGGTAGGCTGTGTTGGCCACCAAGTTATCCAATCCTCCCATGTCACACATCTTGGCAGCTGTATCTGGTCTGTCCCCCCTAAGTGACTGGGTTCTTCAATGGCTCCCTAAGGATACCCTTGCACAGCCAGTGTAGATGGTCTCAGGCTCTGCGCTTTTGCGTGAGAGTGCAACTCGCTCCAAAGTCAGACTGCAAATGAGCTGGTTCAGTAAACCTACCTGCAAACCAAAGACACATTGACACACCCAGTAGTTACTCATTTGGAATTAAATACCTGGGAGGGATTTTGGCTTAAGGGATCTTTGTGTGGTCTATTCAAGGATGCTGTACATGGAAAGGGAATCGTAAGAGGGCTCTGGCCTAAGAGGCTTTGAAGCCCTCTATATTTGGCTAAGGTGTACAGTTGCAGCAAATGATGCTCAATTGGGTTCTGCTGAATAAACACTTAAAAGTGAGATGATCAAAAACACAGCGCAGTCCCAAACATGCTTACTTTAGAAATGCTCATTTGTACACTACGATGCATACACAGAGTAAAAAGTATATCCTCTTAATGTAGTGTGAATATGGTAGAAATTCCATTACACAGGTTATGACACTTGAGCAAAATGTTTGGGAAGGTCCTATATGTTCATCTATATGTCATATGAGGTATGACATATAGATGGAGAAAATGATTTTGTTTGGCAATGGAGCTGAACGCTGGCGCTGAAATTTCAAGTTGAAATTTCAAAAGGATCAAACGGTTAATGCAGTCACTGGTAGTAAACAATGGCTTTAAGGCAAGCAAACTGTAACCTcaatccaccaccccaccccctacCCCTCCTTCTTGCTTTCCTTTCTGTCTGGAGAGAGAGCAGGTTACTTCAGAGATAACTcctaatctgtctgtctctcccctccgCCCAAGCATCCCCTTACCCCATCTTCTCGCAATGTCTCCCTCTTTCATTCATACAAAATATCATGTATGCCATGTCTTCTGTACACACTTGGTTTGTGCAAAAAacaatgagtattaatcttattCTTTCATTGAACAAATTTTGCAAAAATGTATCCAAATTTCACAGCATGTTGATGGTGTCAATAGTAACAGGGTGTTTGCCTATTATCCTGTGCCAGTAAACATAATTCTTACTTTAGCATGCAGTATTTTACTGATTAATGGAAGTACTGCCAAATATTATCACTTTCTTAAGCTATGGCAAAGTAAAAGCTACAATGCAAAAACGTTCAAAATAAAGTTAAGCAATAATCTCTTTTACCAAGGATTCATACAGTTGTCCACTAAAATAGCTTTAATCATACTTTAAATATGCACattttctatccatccattatttatacctgcttaatccaattcagggttgtgggggtctggagtctatcccagcaggcataggGCAGAAGACAAGACAAGTCACCAGTACATCACAAGGCCCATACACACTGTGAATCACGCACCATTcatacctatgggcaatttaaGAGCTCTATTTCACTCAACATGCATTTCTTTGGATGTTGGGAGGAGAGCAGAGTATCTGGGAGGAACGCAAGTAAACACCAGTAAGCCACTGTGCCGCTTAGCACatgggtaataagtcctttatcattaattatgttattgtttccaataatctggacttttttatgattactgagaaaTGGCTGTCCCCaagggacactgttcccctgattgaggctagccccctaattttgcatattttgacattcccaggccctctggtagagggggtggcctagctgttttttataagttaggtcttaagtgccatcctgttaattttggtaattttatctcatttgaggttttatgttttttaattactggcccttccccttttctctgcatcttaatttataggccccctaattcagttagttttatctcttGAGTTTTCTTACCTTCTATCCATTAtcatgcctaaatatgacaggatgcttattcttggcgattttaatattcatgtgtgccgTCCTTCCTattccctgacttcacattttctggatcttgtagattcttttaacctcactcaatctgttaaaggggccacacactccaaaggccacattttagaccttgtactctcctctggtttctctctcgaatgtctcaatttggtggatatgcctgtatcggACCATAAAACTaaaattttcaaagtcccactacaccTTGCtactcctagtcactatcctaaaacacaatctcgcattctcaacgctgactctgcagttaaattttgtgatgcttttaattcatcatcctttaatccctctttataaccgttcaatccagatgcactattaaattcattcaatgactagtgccaatccatcctcgaccaaattgcacaatttaaaactaggaaacaaaaatcaaataaccgcccctggctgaatgatcacacctgTGCTCTTAGACTTTGTAGAAAAACAGAACGACGATGGAAagccaacaagtccgaattaacacataacacccttaaaaacctcatgttaatttaccagaaggcagttaaggatgcgagatcagcatacttctctgaactaatattgagaaataaccataatcctaaagttctcttcgggataattgattctgtcattaatggtcccccccacttctctttttgaacctgatgttgagttgtccaaaagatttctcactcattttgtaaacaacatggagaatattaggtcccaaatccagccaggctctttttgttccattccccatgttaattctgactctttcacccaatttaaaccaattacaatttcagtgttggagactacagtctccaatatgagctcctcctcctgcatcctagacatcattcccactaagctactcaaggaggtattttcgactgtcagccccgttattcttcacattcttaataattctctggctgcCGGTTCTTTTCcaaacagttttaagcatgcaatcattcacccattgctgaaaaaacctaatttagaccccctgtccctaagtaactacagaccaatctccaaattttcttttttatctaaggttctggagagagtaatttcttctcagttgatttcttttatgaacacaaacACTTTTTAATagcttccagtctggttttagagcacttcatagtactgagacagctctagttaaggtcactaatgatctactgctgaatgcagacagaggtgactgctcaattttagttcttttggacttaagcgctgcctttgacacagttgatcacaacatcctcctacatcgcttagagacttgggttggcatcaagggctcggctcttattacactcttacctcaccaacagaactttttctgttgttctgggtaattctacctcctcagtggctcagttgagttgtggtgcccctcaaggctcagttcttggcccccttctcttctctatatacatgctgccccttggccaggtcattcaaaatcaccatgtgctctaccatttctatgctgacgacactcagttatacatgccactaaaagccactgatcctagcgccctattaaatctcacagcttgcctcaccgacattaaatcctggatgtccaaaaattttcttaaattcagtgatgataagtctgaggtcatcctgttcggtcccgaaaattccatcagtccgtttgctactaatcttggtggtctgtcaggtaatcttaaacaggctgctaggaatcttggggtaatatttgatgctaacctcagttttgacaatcaaattaaacatgttgttcagtcatgctttttccaactcaagctaatctccaaatttaggtcatttttatcaattgtcgatttgcaaaaagttgtacacgcttttatcttttctcagcttgactactgtaatgcactttattctggtatcagcaagggctcactccaccatctgcagttggtacaaaatgccgctgctcggctcattacaggaacaaggaggcatggccatatcactcctgtgcttgcctccctacactggctccccgtTATATttcgaatcgattttaaaattttattgctcacttttaagcctttaaatggtattgctcctttatacatttgtgatttattgacttggtatgtcccccccccGACCATTaatgtctgcagatggagccctgctagttattcccaggtctcggttggttaaaaaggctgatcgggcttttgctgttagagcccccacactatggaacgctcttcctgctgagctaagacgaactaagtctttagcttcttttaaatctcatcttaaaacttgtctttttatgaatgcttttacaaatgttttatatttgtttttattttttactgtttttaattttactcttatttgatcttactcttagtcctgccttgtctggttttatctattTTGGGGGgggcactttgtaacattgttttagaaaggtgctatataaataacattatcattattattattatatataatcagctgtcaacagctgatgattgcttacagcatgaaacaggcttgtactgtctcaaagaatttacttgactcactggattatatatatatgtattttaaaaaaccccaattccaataaaGTTGcaacgttgtgtaaaacgtgaataaaaacagaatacaatgatttgcaaatccttttcgacctatattcaactgaatacactacaaagacaagatatttaatgttcaaactgatacacTTTATTGttatttgcaaatattcactcattttgaatttgatgcctgcaacacgttccaaagaagctgggacaggggcaacaaaagactgggaaagttgaggaatgctcaaaaaacacctgtttggaacattccacaggtgaacaggttaattggaaacaggtgagtgtcatgattgggtataaaaggagcatccccgaaaagctcagccgttcacaagcaaggatggggcgaggttcaccacgttgtgaacaactgcgtgagcaaatagtccaacagtttaagaacgcttctcaacgtacaattgcaaggaatttagggatttcaacatctccagtccataatatcatcaaaagattcagagaatccggagaaatctctgcacgtaagcaaggccgaaaaccaacattgaaggcccgtgaccttcgatccctcaggcggcactgcatcaAAAAtgaacatcattctgtaaaggatattaccacgtgggctcaggaacacttcggaaaaccattgtcaattaacacagttcgttgctacatctacaagtgcaagttgaaactctaccatgcaaagcgaaagtcatatatcaacaacacatctgagatggactgacgcaaagtggaaaagtgtgctgtggtctgacgagtccacatttcaaattgtttttggaaatcatggacgtcgtgtcctccgggctaaagaggaaaaagaccatccagattgttatcaacgcaaagttcaaaagccagcatctgtgatggtatgggggtgtgttagtgcccatggcatcatggttaacttgcacatctgtgaaggcaccattaatgctgaaaggtacatacaggttttggagcaacatatgctgccatccaagcgacgtctttttcagggacgtccctgcttatttcagcaagccacattctgcacgtgttacaacagcgtggcttcatggcccattatgaagcgcaaaataaaaCAATGGAGACCCCGGGCTGTTGAGCAACTGACGTCATacgtcaagcaagaatgggaaagaattccacctacaaagcttcaacaattagtgtcctcagttgccaaacgcttattgagtgttgttaaaaggaaaggtgatgtaacccagtggtaaacatgcccctgtcgctgcttttttggaacgtgttgcaggcatcaaattcaatgagtgaattggggtttgtatatacttagcacaaaaagtaaggaaatttgtgtttggtagattatttctttgttgtaacaatgcttcttggcaataaatcttataccgttggaaagcctgtttatttcccttttaaattgtgccacatttgtaaggaacatgcatttgtgggatgagcagcagagctgagtatgtgggttcagcccatgaaaaatttgccaaatcttctctgccaatgccaaacagcttattttgctgttgctattgactcttgtttgagcgtctggtaccccaggtgctgacaataagatgcctgatataagatttattgccaagaagcattgttacaacaaagaaataatctgccaaacacaaatttccttattttttgtgctaagtttacatgtagtagctggatagctcagtaggtaagaatgctGGCTTTCCTGCCAGAGATTGGGGGTTCAATCCCCAGTTGAGATGAGTCTCaagtaagagtccgtggcttgGACTCCTAATGCCATACAAGCCTACTACCTCAGACATGAGTGAAAGAAATATGAATAGAGTCACACCAGCTTGGACATCGCCTGAGTTAACAAGGTCtgcatcaggtgttggggaaccaggacaacctgatgagaaatgggctactggaacaaaacATTCATGGATaagggctgagaacctggaactgatggaatgctactataacagcagaccccaagagaggggctatatgaagaatatttgggaactgtggaccagtaggagacctacagCAACACTGAATCAGCAGCAAGTGGCTCAATGCTCGAacacatcaatagaaggaagctactgtcagaacttgagatggagaggctccaacaggatgactatacaattcagcaccctgtatggccacccagtaggcaggacatacatgaggacagactccaaccagctgaaaaaaatcctaccagccatgacagccgAAGCTACTGAGGTTTAAATGTGAATCATAGTCAACCCTGGGGCTCAGCTTCCATGACTCTGACAAGGTACCATCACAAAGTTtgcttgcagatgtgaacacagTGATATCTCGACTGCCACTATAACAGAGACCTACGAgtttgtatatgccactgcaactgtAATCCTGGCGATGCTTGGgtacagaattaaaaaaaaacaggtcaccaacagtaccctccatggaagagaaggctggaagccaagatcaaaacagctctgattgccaggctgaagagatacacaaGAGACACAGAGGCCAAAAGAGCAATGGtttgttcctcaaagaaccatccaaagtgtacccccagctgcagagtaacaaggggaCAACAtcggacccccccaccccccacccagagcagagaccaaATGATACTGGAAGATTATATGGTCCaccagtggctggtggacctaagagcagaccacagcaatatcccagaacaagaaccagttatcatcacagtggccaacatccaacaacaagtctcaagcatgaagagctggacaCCTGGCACTGATATGATTcatgcctactggctgaaga is a genomic window of Lampris incognitus isolate fLamInc1 chromosome 14, fLamInc1.hap2, whole genome shotgun sequence containing:
- the grk7a gene encoding rhodopsin kinase grk7a, with translation MCDMGGLDNLVANTAYLKAQGGDDKEMKKRRRSLSLPKPEQCAASRATIEKDFTMICERQPIGKKFFRQYLASNAEYKNAADFLDELYEWDLAEGAAKDKARQNIINKFCKADSKTFLKFLTGEAANKCKAVTDKDFEEVMKGTVQEGTRDFLKGKPFTDYQASPLFDKFLQWREYEKQPISDKYFYEFRTLGKGGFGEVCAVQVRNTGQMYACKKLCKKRLKKKGGEKMALLEKKILEKVNSLFLVNLAYAYDSKTHLCLVMTLMNGGDLKYHIYNMGYDGKGNDKGIEMKRIIHYTAQITTGILHLHAMDIVYRDMKPENVLLDSQGQCRLSDLGLAVELRPGKSITQMAGTGAYMAPELLTKTPYRTSVDWWALGCSIYEMVAGYTPFKGPDSKKEKVEKEEVQRRIQNEEPPWEHRCFDAVTKDIIQQFLKKKIEERLGIKNNLEDPRKHEWFKSINFPRLEAGLVDPPWVPKPNVVYAKDTGDIAEFSEIKGIEFDTKDEKFFKEFGTGAVAIPWQQEMIETGLFDELNDPNRKESAAGLTDEKKSGTCTLL